From one Perca flavescens isolate YP-PL-M2 chromosome 4, PFLA_1.0, whole genome shotgun sequence genomic stretch:
- the LOC114554166 gene encoding histone H4 → MSGRGKGGKGLGKGGAKRHRKVLRDNIQGITKPAIRRLARRGGVKRISGLIYEETRGVLKVFLENVIRDAVTYTEHAKRKTVTAMDVVYALKRQGRTLYGFGG, encoded by the coding sequence ATGAGTGGTCGCGGCAAGGGAGGAAAAGGCCTCGGTAAAGGAGGCGCTAAGCGTCACCGTAAAGTTCTCCGTGATAACATCCAGGGCATCACCAAGCCCGCCATCCGCCGTCTGGCTCGCCGCGGCGGAGTGAAGCGTATCTCCGGTCTGATCTACGAGGAGACCCGCGGCGTGCTGAAGGTGTTCTTGGAGAATGTGATCCGTGATGCCGTCACCTACACCGAGCACGCCAAGAGGAAGACCGTAACCGCCATGGATGTGGTCTACGCTCTGAAGAGGCAGGGACGCACTCTGTACGGCTTCGGAGGTTAA